In Caballeronia sp. TF1N1, the DNA window CGATCAGCGCCTTGATCTCCTTGGCCGCCGTCGCCGAACGTTGCGCGAGGCTGCGCACTTCCGCCGCCACGACCGCAAAGCCGCGTCCTTGCTCGCCCGCGCGCGCCGCTTCGACCGCCGCGTTCAACGCCAGGATGTTGGTCTGGAACGCAATGCCATCGATCACGCCGATAATGTCGCCAATCTGTTGCGAGCTTGCCGTGATACGCGTCATCGTGTTGATGACTTCGTCCACCACGCCGCTGCCGCGCGTCGCGACATCGGCGGCCTGACCCGCAAGGCGCGCGGCCTGCGCGGCGCTCTCGGCGTTGTTCTTCACGTTGGCCGTCATCTGGTCCATGCTCGATGCGGTCTCGACCAGCGCGGCCGCTTGCTCCTCGGTGCGCTGCGACAGATCGGTGTTGCCCGCCGCGATTTCCGACGCGCCCACGTTGATGTTCTCCGTGCCGTTACGCACACGCGACACCGTCTCGACAAGGCCGAGCTGCATCACCGAAAGCGCGTGCAGGAGGCTCGATGTATCGCCGGCACGCACCGGCACGGCGGCCGTCAGATCGCCACGCGCAATGCGATGCGCCGCATCCACCGCGAGTTCCAGTTCGCCGCCCAGATTGCGCTTGATGCTGCGCAGAACGACAAGCATCGCGGCCGTCGCGATGGCGCCGAGCAGCATCGTGATGGCGAGCCAGCGCAGTGCGCTTGCATAGAATGCGCTCTGCACGTCGTCCATATACATGCCGGTGACGACATACCAGTCCCACTGGCCGAAACGCTGCGCATACGAGAGCTTCGCCACGGGCTTGTCGCTGCCTGGCTTCGACCACAGATAGCTGATGAAACCGCCGTCCGGCTGATCGCCCGCCTTGACGATATCGACGAACAAGTGATTGCCCGCCGGGTCGGTGTATCCCGAAAGATCCTGCCCGTTCATGGCGGGCTTGATCGGGTGCATGACCATTTTCGGCTTCGAATCGTTGATGGAAAGATAGCCATCCTTGCCGTAGCGGATCGCGCCGATGACATCCAGCGCGCGCTTCTTGGCTTCTTCTTCGGTGAGGGTCTTGTTGGCGGCGAGCGCCGCGAAGTGCGTGACGACGGCATATGCCTCGCCGACCAGCGTCTTCAACTGTTCCTTGCGATCCTCGATCATCGACGTGCGGTTCTGCCACGCTCCGATAATGCCGATCGCAATCAAACCTATCCACAGCACGGCGATCATCGAGCCGAGCTTTTTGTTCAACGTCATTCCATTCATTTGTGCGCCCCGCAGTCTTTTTACGTTGTCCTAGACGGTGCGGCGACGCGCGCGCCGCCGCATGCCCCTCTTACGGCATACGGCGCGGCAAATGTAGGGTGGGGGTTTCCCCGGTGTCAGAAACGCCGGATCGGGTCCTTGTCCGGCG includes these proteins:
- a CDS encoding methyl-accepting chemotaxis protein — its product is MTLNKKLGSMIAVLWIGLIAIGIIGAWQNRTSMIEDRKEQLKTLVGEAYAVVTHFAALAANKTLTEEEAKKRALDVIGAIRYGKDGYLSINDSKPKMVMHPIKPAMNGQDLSGYTDPAGNHLFVDIVKAGDQPDGGFISYLWSKPGSDKPVAKLSYAQRFGQWDWYVVTGMYMDDVQSAFYASALRWLAITMLLGAIATAAMLVVLRSIKRNLGGELELAVDAAHRIARGDLTAAVPVRAGDTSSLLHALSVMQLGLVETVSRVRNGTENINVGASEIAAGNTDLSQRTEEQAAALVETASSMDQMTANVKNNAESAAQAARLAGQAADVATRGSGVVDEVINTMTRITASSQQIGDIIGVIDGIAFQTNILALNAAVEAARAGEQGRGFAVVAAEVRSLAQRSATAAKEIKALIETSTHTVQEGASLVTNAGSTMGEIVSSVRRVNEILDEISNASREQSAGIEQVNRAVVEMDQVTQQNAALVEEAAAAAHSLKDQVDGLREAIGSFHLPA